A region from the Brassica napus cultivar Da-Ae chromosome C8, Da-Ae, whole genome shotgun sequence genome encodes:
- the LOC106361951 gene encoding hydroxyproline O-galactosyltransferase GALT4 isoform X1, whose translation MKKPKLENSASQSRFGLVHSLLALLLFYFLCISFQIPSGSDDVSSFDALPRQMLVGTETNRAPVGEEEGNKPGRVNRVGHAQLRSPEHKVRDFKTVSELFSNETFFAGGDEFSVFYKTAISTGKKMWDGLDSGLVTKPEETNPRNEKCPDMVSVNGPEFVNRSKVLVTVVATPHWAHAEKGDKTVMVTQFMMELQGLKAVEGEDPPRILHFNPRIRGDWSGRPVIEQNTCYRMQWGSALRCDGRESSDEEEDSVDGEVKCERWKRDDDGDGDGDGDDESKNTWWLKRLMGGRKKITHDWPYPFEEGKLFVLTLRAGMEGYHISVNGRHITSFPYRTVSNRTQTVHWFSGLSLVIFLSQGFVLEDATGLAVKGNIDVHSIYASSLPFTNPSFAPQKHLEMQSIWKAPALLPEKPVELFIGILSAGNHFAERMAVRKSWMQHKLVRSSKVVARFFVALHARKEVNVDLKKEADYFGDIVIVPYMDHYDLVVLKTVAICEYGVSTVAAKYIMKCDDDTFVRVDAVIQEAEKVKGRDNLYIGNINFYHKPLRTGKWAVTYEEWPEEYYPPYANGPGYILSYDIAKFIVDDFEQQRLRLFKMEDVSMGMWVEKFNETRPVAVVHSLRFCQFGCIEDYFTAHYQSPRQMICLWDKLQRLGKPQCCNMR comes from the exons ATGAAGAAGCCCAAACTCGAAAACTCCGCCTCACAGAGTCGATTCGGGCTTGTTCACTCCCTATTAGCTCTTCTCCTCTTTTACTTCCTCTGCATCAGCTTCCAAATCCCTTCCGGGTCTGATGACGTGTCTTCCTTTGACGCATTGCCGAGACAGATGCTTGTCGGTACGGAAACGAACCGAGCTCCtgtcggagaagaagaaggaaacaaacCGGGTCGGGTTAATCGGGTGGGTCACGCCCAGCTTCGCTCCCCGGAGCATAAAGTTCGAGACTTTAAAACCGTCTCCGAACTCTTCTCCAACGAGACCTTCTTCGCCGGCGGCGATGAGTTCTCCGTCTTCTACAAAACGGCGATCTCGACGGGGAAGAAAATGTGGGACGGGCTCGATTCCGGTTTAGTAACCAAACCGGAAGAAACCAACCCCCGGAATGAGAAATGTCCGGATATGGTTTCGGTTAACGGGCCCGAGTTCGTGAACCGGAGCAAGGTCTTG GTAACCGTCGTGGCGACGCCGCACTGGGCGCACGCGGAGAAAGGTGATAAGACGGTGATGGTGACGCAGTTCATGATGGAGTTGCAGGGGTTGAAGGCGGTGGAGGGGGAAGATCCGCCTCGGATCCTCCATTTCAACCCGAGGATTAGAGGTGATTGGAGTGGGAGGCCAGTGATTGAGCAGAACACTTGTTATCGTATGCAGTGGGGCTCTGCTTTACGATGCGATGGGCGTGAGTCTAGTGATGAGGAGGAAGATTCTG TTGATGGAGAGGTGAAATGTGAGAGGTGGAAGAgggatgatgatggtgatggtgatggtgatggtgatgatgagtcAAAGAACACATGGTGGTTGAAAAGGCTAATGGGTGGGAGGAAGAAGATAACACATGATTGGCCATACCCTTTTGAAGAAGGGAAGCTCTTTGTCCTTACCCTTAGAGCTGGGATGGAAGGTTATCACATCAGCGTTAATGGAAGACATATCACGTCTTTCCCTTACAGAACCGTGAGTAACAGAACACAAACAGTTCATTGGTTTAGTGGTTTATCATTGGTTATTTTTCTATCTCAGGGGTTTGTTCTAGAGGATGCTACTGGATTAGCAGTGAAGGGGAACATTGATGTGCATTCGATATACGCTTCATCTTTACCCTTCACAAACCCGAGTTTCGCGCCGCAAAAGCATCTTGAGATGCAAAGCATATGGAAAGCTCCTGCGTTATTACCTGAGAAGCCTGTAGAGCTCTTCATTGGGATCCTCTCTGCTGGTAACCATTTTGCAGAGAGAATGGCTGTGAGGAAGTCATGGATGCAGCATAAGCTAGTCAGATCCTCGAAAGTTGTCGCCCGGTTTTTCGTGGCATTG CACGCAAGAAAGGAAGTCAATGTGGATCTAAAGAAAGAAGCTGACTACTTTGGTGATATTGTGATAGTACCGTACATGGATCATTACGACCTCGTTGTGCTCAAGACCGTTGCCATCTGCGAATATGGGGTTAGCACAGTGGCGGCAAAGTATATAATGAAATGTGACGATGATACGTTTGTGCGAGTGGATGCTGTTATCCAGGAAGCAGAGAAGGTTAAAGGAAGAGATAACCTTTATATTGGAAACATTAACTTCTACCATAAGCCTCTGCGCACTGGGAAATGGGCTGTGACATATGAG GAATGGCCAGAAGAGTATTATCCTCCCTATGCTAATGGTCCCGGTTACATCTTGTCATATGATATAGCTAAGTTCATCGTCGATGATTTTGAGCAGCAGAGATTAAGA TTATTCAAGATGGAAGATGTGAGCATGGGAATGTGGGTGGAGAAGTTCAACGAGACTAGGCCAGTGGCGGTGGTTCACAGCCTCAGGTTCTGCCAGTTCGGATGCATAGAAGACTACTTCACCGCTCATTATCAGTCGCCACGGCAGATGATTTGCTTGTGGGATAAGCTGCAGAGACTTGGGAAGCCCCAGTGCTGCAACATGAGATGA
- the LOC106361951 gene encoding hydroxyproline O-galactosyltransferase GALT4 isoform X4: MKKPKLENSASQSRFGLVHSLLALLLFYFLCISFQIPSGSDDVSSFDALPRQMLVGTETNRAPVGEEEGNKPGRVNRVGHAQLRSPEHKVRDFKTVSELFSNETFFAGGDEFSVFYKTAISTGKKMWDGLDSGLVTKPEETNPRNEKCPDMVSVNGPEFVNRSKVLVTVVATPHWAHAEKGDKTVMVTQFMMELQGLKAVEGEDPPRILHFNPRIRGDWSGRPVIEQNTCYRMQWGSALRCDGRESSDEEEDSVDGEVKCERWKRDDESKNTWWLKRLMGGRKKITHDWPYPFEEGKLFVLTLRAGMEGYHISVNGRHITSFPYRTGFVLEDATGLAVKGNIDVHSIYASSLPFTNPSFAPQKHLEMQSIWKAPALLPEKPVELFIGILSAGNHFAERMAVRKSWMQHKLVRSSKVVARFFVALHARKEVNVDLKKEADYFGDIVIVPYMDHYDLVVLKTVAICEYGVSTVAAKYIMKCDDDTFVRVDAVIQEAEKVKGRDNLYIGNINFYHKPLRTGKWAVTYEEWPEEYYPPYANGPGYILSYDIAKFIVDDFEQQRLRLFKMEDVSMGMWVEKFNETRPVAVVHSLRFCQFGCIEDYFTAHYQSPRQMICLWDKLQRLGKPQCCNMR, from the exons ATGAAGAAGCCCAAACTCGAAAACTCCGCCTCACAGAGTCGATTCGGGCTTGTTCACTCCCTATTAGCTCTTCTCCTCTTTTACTTCCTCTGCATCAGCTTCCAAATCCCTTCCGGGTCTGATGACGTGTCTTCCTTTGACGCATTGCCGAGACAGATGCTTGTCGGTACGGAAACGAACCGAGCTCCtgtcggagaagaagaaggaaacaaacCGGGTCGGGTTAATCGGGTGGGTCACGCCCAGCTTCGCTCCCCGGAGCATAAAGTTCGAGACTTTAAAACCGTCTCCGAACTCTTCTCCAACGAGACCTTCTTCGCCGGCGGCGATGAGTTCTCCGTCTTCTACAAAACGGCGATCTCGACGGGGAAGAAAATGTGGGACGGGCTCGATTCCGGTTTAGTAACCAAACCGGAAGAAACCAACCCCCGGAATGAGAAATGTCCGGATATGGTTTCGGTTAACGGGCCCGAGTTCGTGAACCGGAGCAAGGTCTTG GTAACCGTCGTGGCGACGCCGCACTGGGCGCACGCGGAGAAAGGTGATAAGACGGTGATGGTGACGCAGTTCATGATGGAGTTGCAGGGGTTGAAGGCGGTGGAGGGGGAAGATCCGCCTCGGATCCTCCATTTCAACCCGAGGATTAGAGGTGATTGGAGTGGGAGGCCAGTGATTGAGCAGAACACTTGTTATCGTATGCAGTGGGGCTCTGCTTTACGATGCGATGGGCGTGAGTCTAGTGATGAGGAGGAAGATTCTG TTGATGGAGAGGTGAAATGTGAGAGGTGGAAGAgg gatgatgagtcAAAGAACACATGGTGGTTGAAAAGGCTAATGGGTGGGAGGAAGAAGATAACACATGATTGGCCATACCCTTTTGAAGAAGGGAAGCTCTTTGTCCTTACCCTTAGAGCTGGGATGGAAGGTTATCACATCAGCGTTAATGGAAGACATATCACGTCTTTCCCTTACAGAACC GGGTTTGTTCTAGAGGATGCTACTGGATTAGCAGTGAAGGGGAACATTGATGTGCATTCGATATACGCTTCATCTTTACCCTTCACAAACCCGAGTTTCGCGCCGCAAAAGCATCTTGAGATGCAAAGCATATGGAAAGCTCCTGCGTTATTACCTGAGAAGCCTGTAGAGCTCTTCATTGGGATCCTCTCTGCTGGTAACCATTTTGCAGAGAGAATGGCTGTGAGGAAGTCATGGATGCAGCATAAGCTAGTCAGATCCTCGAAAGTTGTCGCCCGGTTTTTCGTGGCATTG CACGCAAGAAAGGAAGTCAATGTGGATCTAAAGAAAGAAGCTGACTACTTTGGTGATATTGTGATAGTACCGTACATGGATCATTACGACCTCGTTGTGCTCAAGACCGTTGCCATCTGCGAATATGGGGTTAGCACAGTGGCGGCAAAGTATATAATGAAATGTGACGATGATACGTTTGTGCGAGTGGATGCTGTTATCCAGGAAGCAGAGAAGGTTAAAGGAAGAGATAACCTTTATATTGGAAACATTAACTTCTACCATAAGCCTCTGCGCACTGGGAAATGGGCTGTGACATATGAG GAATGGCCAGAAGAGTATTATCCTCCCTATGCTAATGGTCCCGGTTACATCTTGTCATATGATATAGCTAAGTTCATCGTCGATGATTTTGAGCAGCAGAGATTAAGA TTATTCAAGATGGAAGATGTGAGCATGGGAATGTGGGTGGAGAAGTTCAACGAGACTAGGCCAGTGGCGGTGGTTCACAGCCTCAGGTTCTGCCAGTTCGGATGCATAGAAGACTACTTCACCGCTCATTATCAGTCGCCACGGCAGATGATTTGCTTGTGGGATAAGCTGCAGAGACTTGGGAAGCCCCAGTGCTGCAACATGAGATGA
- the LOC106361951 gene encoding hydroxyproline O-galactosyltransferase GALT4 isoform X3, with amino-acid sequence MKKPKLENSASQSRFGLVHSLLALLLFYFLCISFQIPSGSDDVSSFDALPRQMLVGTETNRAPVGEEEGNKPGRVNRVGHAQLRSPEHKVRDFKTVSELFSNETFFAGGDEFSVFYKTAISTGKKMWDGLDSGLVTKPEETNPRNEKCPDMVSVNGPEFVNRSKVLVLPCGLTLGSQVTVVATPHWAHAEKGDKTVMVTQFMMELQGLKAVEGEDPPRILHFNPRIRGDWSGRPVIEQNTCYRMQWGSALRCDGRESSDEEEDSVDGEVKCERWKRDDESKNTWWLKRLMGGRKKITHDWPYPFEEGKLFVLTLRAGMEGYHISVNGRHITSFPYRTGFVLEDATGLAVKGNIDVHSIYASSLPFTNPSFAPQKHLEMQSIWKAPALLPEKPVELFIGILSAGNHFAERMAVRKSWMQHKLVRSSKVVARFFVALHARKEVNVDLKKEADYFGDIVIVPYMDHYDLVVLKTVAICEYGVSTVAAKYIMKCDDDTFVRVDAVIQEAEKVKGRDNLYIGNINFYHKPLRTGKWAVTYEEWPEEYYPPYANGPGYILSYDIAKFIVDDFEQQRLRLFKMEDVSMGMWVEKFNETRPVAVVHSLRFCQFGCIEDYFTAHYQSPRQMICLWDKLQRLGKPQCCNMR; translated from the exons ATGAAGAAGCCCAAACTCGAAAACTCCGCCTCACAGAGTCGATTCGGGCTTGTTCACTCCCTATTAGCTCTTCTCCTCTTTTACTTCCTCTGCATCAGCTTCCAAATCCCTTCCGGGTCTGATGACGTGTCTTCCTTTGACGCATTGCCGAGACAGATGCTTGTCGGTACGGAAACGAACCGAGCTCCtgtcggagaagaagaaggaaacaaacCGGGTCGGGTTAATCGGGTGGGTCACGCCCAGCTTCGCTCCCCGGAGCATAAAGTTCGAGACTTTAAAACCGTCTCCGAACTCTTCTCCAACGAGACCTTCTTCGCCGGCGGCGATGAGTTCTCCGTCTTCTACAAAACGGCGATCTCGACGGGGAAGAAAATGTGGGACGGGCTCGATTCCGGTTTAGTAACCAAACCGGAAGAAACCAACCCCCGGAATGAGAAATGTCCGGATATGGTTTCGGTTAACGGGCCCGAGTTCGTGAACCGGAGCAAGGTCTTGGTTTTGCCGTGCGGGTTAACGCTGGGGTCTCAGGTAACCGTCGTGGCGACGCCGCACTGGGCGCACGCGGAGAAAGGTGATAAGACGGTGATGGTGACGCAGTTCATGATGGAGTTGCAGGGGTTGAAGGCGGTGGAGGGGGAAGATCCGCCTCGGATCCTCCATTTCAACCCGAGGATTAGAGGTGATTGGAGTGGGAGGCCAGTGATTGAGCAGAACACTTGTTATCGTATGCAGTGGGGCTCTGCTTTACGATGCGATGGGCGTGAGTCTAGTGATGAGGAGGAAGATTCTG TTGATGGAGAGGTGAAATGTGAGAGGTGGAAGAgg gatgatgagtcAAAGAACACATGGTGGTTGAAAAGGCTAATGGGTGGGAGGAAGAAGATAACACATGATTGGCCATACCCTTTTGAAGAAGGGAAGCTCTTTGTCCTTACCCTTAGAGCTGGGATGGAAGGTTATCACATCAGCGTTAATGGAAGACATATCACGTCTTTCCCTTACAGAACC GGGTTTGTTCTAGAGGATGCTACTGGATTAGCAGTGAAGGGGAACATTGATGTGCATTCGATATACGCTTCATCTTTACCCTTCACAAACCCGAGTTTCGCGCCGCAAAAGCATCTTGAGATGCAAAGCATATGGAAAGCTCCTGCGTTATTACCTGAGAAGCCTGTAGAGCTCTTCATTGGGATCCTCTCTGCTGGTAACCATTTTGCAGAGAGAATGGCTGTGAGGAAGTCATGGATGCAGCATAAGCTAGTCAGATCCTCGAAAGTTGTCGCCCGGTTTTTCGTGGCATTG CACGCAAGAAAGGAAGTCAATGTGGATCTAAAGAAAGAAGCTGACTACTTTGGTGATATTGTGATAGTACCGTACATGGATCATTACGACCTCGTTGTGCTCAAGACCGTTGCCATCTGCGAATATGGGGTTAGCACAGTGGCGGCAAAGTATATAATGAAATGTGACGATGATACGTTTGTGCGAGTGGATGCTGTTATCCAGGAAGCAGAGAAGGTTAAAGGAAGAGATAACCTTTATATTGGAAACATTAACTTCTACCATAAGCCTCTGCGCACTGGGAAATGGGCTGTGACATATGAG GAATGGCCAGAAGAGTATTATCCTCCCTATGCTAATGGTCCCGGTTACATCTTGTCATATGATATAGCTAAGTTCATCGTCGATGATTTTGAGCAGCAGAGATTAAGA TTATTCAAGATGGAAGATGTGAGCATGGGAATGTGGGTGGAGAAGTTCAACGAGACTAGGCCAGTGGCGGTGGTTCACAGCCTCAGGTTCTGCCAGTTCGGATGCATAGAAGACTACTTCACCGCTCATTATCAGTCGCCACGGCAGATGATTTGCTTGTGGGATAAGCTGCAGAGACTTGGGAAGCCCCAGTGCTGCAACATGAGATGA
- the LOC106361951 gene encoding hydroxyproline O-galactosyltransferase GALT4 isoform X2, whose amino-acid sequence MKKPKLENSASQSRFGLVHSLLALLLFYFLCISFQIPSGSDDVSSFDALPRQMLVGTETNRAPVGEEEGNKPGRVNRVGHAQLRSPEHKVRDFKTVSELFSNETFFAGGDEFSVFYKTAISTGKKMWDGLDSGLVTKPEETNPRNEKCPDMVSVNGPEFVNRSKVLVLPCGLTLGSQVTVVATPHWAHAEKGDKTVMVTQFMMELQGLKAVEGEDPPRILHFNPRIRGDWSGRPVIEQNTCYRMQWGSALRCDGRESSDEEEDSVDGEVKCERWKRDDDGDGDGDGDDESKNTWWLKRLMGGRKKITHDWPYPFEEGKLFVLTLRAGMEGYHISVNGRHITSFPYRTGFVLEDATGLAVKGNIDVHSIYASSLPFTNPSFAPQKHLEMQSIWKAPALLPEKPVELFIGILSAGNHFAERMAVRKSWMQHKLVRSSKVVARFFVALHARKEVNVDLKKEADYFGDIVIVPYMDHYDLVVLKTVAICEYGVSTVAAKYIMKCDDDTFVRVDAVIQEAEKVKGRDNLYIGNINFYHKPLRTGKWAVTYEEWPEEYYPPYANGPGYILSYDIAKFIVDDFEQQRLRLFKMEDVSMGMWVEKFNETRPVAVVHSLRFCQFGCIEDYFTAHYQSPRQMICLWDKLQRLGKPQCCNMR is encoded by the exons ATGAAGAAGCCCAAACTCGAAAACTCCGCCTCACAGAGTCGATTCGGGCTTGTTCACTCCCTATTAGCTCTTCTCCTCTTTTACTTCCTCTGCATCAGCTTCCAAATCCCTTCCGGGTCTGATGACGTGTCTTCCTTTGACGCATTGCCGAGACAGATGCTTGTCGGTACGGAAACGAACCGAGCTCCtgtcggagaagaagaaggaaacaaacCGGGTCGGGTTAATCGGGTGGGTCACGCCCAGCTTCGCTCCCCGGAGCATAAAGTTCGAGACTTTAAAACCGTCTCCGAACTCTTCTCCAACGAGACCTTCTTCGCCGGCGGCGATGAGTTCTCCGTCTTCTACAAAACGGCGATCTCGACGGGGAAGAAAATGTGGGACGGGCTCGATTCCGGTTTAGTAACCAAACCGGAAGAAACCAACCCCCGGAATGAGAAATGTCCGGATATGGTTTCGGTTAACGGGCCCGAGTTCGTGAACCGGAGCAAGGTCTTGGTTTTGCCGTGCGGGTTAACGCTGGGGTCTCAGGTAACCGTCGTGGCGACGCCGCACTGGGCGCACGCGGAGAAAGGTGATAAGACGGTGATGGTGACGCAGTTCATGATGGAGTTGCAGGGGTTGAAGGCGGTGGAGGGGGAAGATCCGCCTCGGATCCTCCATTTCAACCCGAGGATTAGAGGTGATTGGAGTGGGAGGCCAGTGATTGAGCAGAACACTTGTTATCGTATGCAGTGGGGCTCTGCTTTACGATGCGATGGGCGTGAGTCTAGTGATGAGGAGGAAGATTCTG TTGATGGAGAGGTGAAATGTGAGAGGTGGAAGAgggatgatgatggtgatggtgatggtgatggtgatgatgagtcAAAGAACACATGGTGGTTGAAAAGGCTAATGGGTGGGAGGAAGAAGATAACACATGATTGGCCATACCCTTTTGAAGAAGGGAAGCTCTTTGTCCTTACCCTTAGAGCTGGGATGGAAGGTTATCACATCAGCGTTAATGGAAGACATATCACGTCTTTCCCTTACAGAACC GGGTTTGTTCTAGAGGATGCTACTGGATTAGCAGTGAAGGGGAACATTGATGTGCATTCGATATACGCTTCATCTTTACCCTTCACAAACCCGAGTTTCGCGCCGCAAAAGCATCTTGAGATGCAAAGCATATGGAAAGCTCCTGCGTTATTACCTGAGAAGCCTGTAGAGCTCTTCATTGGGATCCTCTCTGCTGGTAACCATTTTGCAGAGAGAATGGCTGTGAGGAAGTCATGGATGCAGCATAAGCTAGTCAGATCCTCGAAAGTTGTCGCCCGGTTTTTCGTGGCATTG CACGCAAGAAAGGAAGTCAATGTGGATCTAAAGAAAGAAGCTGACTACTTTGGTGATATTGTGATAGTACCGTACATGGATCATTACGACCTCGTTGTGCTCAAGACCGTTGCCATCTGCGAATATGGGGTTAGCACAGTGGCGGCAAAGTATATAATGAAATGTGACGATGATACGTTTGTGCGAGTGGATGCTGTTATCCAGGAAGCAGAGAAGGTTAAAGGAAGAGATAACCTTTATATTGGAAACATTAACTTCTACCATAAGCCTCTGCGCACTGGGAAATGGGCTGTGACATATGAG GAATGGCCAGAAGAGTATTATCCTCCCTATGCTAATGGTCCCGGTTACATCTTGTCATATGATATAGCTAAGTTCATCGTCGATGATTTTGAGCAGCAGAGATTAAGA TTATTCAAGATGGAAGATGTGAGCATGGGAATGTGGGTGGAGAAGTTCAACGAGACTAGGCCAGTGGCGGTGGTTCACAGCCTCAGGTTCTGCCAGTTCGGATGCATAGAAGACTACTTCACCGCTCATTATCAGTCGCCACGGCAGATGATTTGCTTGTGGGATAAGCTGCAGAGACTTGGGAAGCCCCAGTGCTGCAACATGAGATGA